A single window of Athene noctua chromosome 1, bAthNoc1.hap1.1, whole genome shotgun sequence DNA harbors:
- the NDUFAF4 gene encoding NADH dehydrogenase [ubiquinone] 1 alpha subcomplex assembly factor 4: MGGRLARVFRTFNVESRARREISKKKPVPAPRHPSSRLDELAGRSEIQEEILRKDDRLLTLLKDVYVESRDPPVRVKDGGGEHLPCKQEEKRLTKLGHLGDLDVKKVPKGKISIVEALTLLNNHKLHPQIWTAEKIAVEYSLELKEVNSLLEFFIPFAVQEFPKETKKAIKPT; encoded by the exons atgggCGGGCGGCTGGCACGCGTGTTCCGGACCTTCAACGTGGAGAGCCGGGCCCGCCGCGAGATCAGCAAGAAGAAGCCCGTGCCCGCGCCGCGGCACCCCAGCTCTCGGCTGGACGAGCTGGCCG GCCGCTCAGAGATAcaagaagaaattttaagaaaggACGACAGGCTCCTCACCTTGTTAAAAGATGTTTATGTCGAGTCCAGAGATCCACCTGTGCGG GTAAAAGATGGAGGTGGTGAACATCTTCCAtgcaaacaggaggaaaagagaCTTACAAAACTAGGCCACTTGGGAGATCTAGACGTTAAGAAAGTTCCCAAAGGCAAAATTTCCATTGTGGAGGCTCTGACGCTTCTTAATAATCATAAACTTCATCCTCAAATATGGACTGCAGAGAAAATAGCAGTGGAATACAGTCTGGAACTGAAGGAGGTCAACTCTCTTCTGGAATTCTTCATTCCTTTTGCTGTGCAGGAATTTCCTAAAGAAACCAAAAAAGCTATAAAgccaacataa